The nucleotide window GTAAACGTAGGTAGCCATAACGTTGAAAAAGTCTTGCCGGGAACATAATCCAAAGGCTGAGCATTGTGAACCCCAACATGGTTGACACGATTCAGGCCGTGCTTACAGTGACGCGCATGAACCCGCTCTTGCGCTTCCTAACGCTATTTTCCTTAAGGGCCTCGGTTGCCTTCGCGGCGGCGCAACCGGCCACTCTGCCCGCCGAAAAGGCCGGGAAGCTGCCTGATTACCCGCGCGTGAATCTCGCCCCGTGGTACGAAGTGGACCCGTCGTGGCCGCAACGTCCGGCGAACATGCCGTGGAACGATGTGCCGGGCATCGCGGTGGATGGTCACGACCAGGTCTGGATTTTCACGCGTGCAAATCCGCCGGTGCAGGTGTTCACGGCGGACGGCAAATTCGTGCGCGCCTGGGGCGAGGGCATTGTCGGCAGCGCGCATCACATCAAGATTGATCGCGACGGCAACGTGTGGCTCGCCGATGTCGGCCTGCACGTCGTCCGCAAATGCACACCCGAAGGTAAAGTGTTGCTGACCATCGGCACGCCCGGGAAGAAGGGTGAAGGGCCGGACCTGTTAAATATGCCGACGGACATGGCCATCGCGCCCAACGGCGATGTGTTTGTCTCCGACGGTTATGGCAACAGCCGCGTGGCGCACTTCGACCGCAACGGGAAATTCATCAAGGCGTGGGGAAGCCTTGGCACCGGCCCGGCGAACTTCAGCATTGCACACGCGATCGCGCTGGATTCGCGCGGCCGGCTCTATGTCGCCGACCGCAACAACGTGCGGGTGCAGGTGTATGACCAGCGCGGCCGGCTGCTGGATTCGTGGCATGACGTCATTGTACCGTGGGGCTTCTGGATGACGGCCCGCGACGAAATCTGGGTGTGCGGTTCGTCACCGATGCCGTGGCGCAAGGACGCGAAATATCCCACCGCGCCGCTGGGCTGTCCGCCCAAGGACCAGGTTTTCATGAAGTTCAACACGGCGGGAAAACTTCTGCAGCTCTGGTCGGTGTCCAAAGCCGAGGACGGCAAGGAGCAGCCCGGCGAATGCAACTGGGTGCACTGCCTCGCGCTCGATTCCCACGGCAACCTTTACGCCGGCGACATCATCGGCAAACACGCCCAGAAATTCGTCCGGAAGAATTGAATCAGCCTGCGCGCGCCTTCGGCTTGACGCGCGCTTCTGCCCACTGCTGGACGCTGCACGCCTATTTGACCAGAGTGAAGACCACCGCGTGCGCCAACTCGCTGCCGCCGGAACTGACGGTGAGCGAGGTTTGATGGCCGCCGGACACCGCTCCTTTGGACGCGGACATCGTGACCGTCACATTGGCTGACCCGCCCGCACCAACGGAAACGGACGAAGGGCTGATTGAATAGGCGACGCCACCCACACCCGCGCCCACGGCAAGATCAAACGTAGCCGGACCGCCACTGAGATTGTTCAACGCAACATTATTTGTTTGCGTCTGACCCGATCCAGAAGGCACGCCGCCGAAGCTGACGCTCACCGGGTCGAGCGCGACCTTCGCATTCACGGCGGAAAGAAGATTCTCGCGTCCCGCGCCAGTGATGTTGAAATCCGTTTCTGTCGCGCCGCTGCTGGATTTTTTCAGCACGCCGCGATCCGCCGTGTTGACAATCGCCGACCGGACCTGCGCCGCCGTCCAACCTGGATGGAACCCGCGCACGACCGCCGACGAACCGGCCAGATGGGGCGTCGCCATTGACGTGCCCTGGAAGAATGCCCAGCACGGATCGCCATTACAGTTCGCCACGGGGATTGAACTCAGCACATTCACTCCGGGCGCGACGACGTCCGGCTTGACCCGGAAATCGACATCGGTCGGCCCCTGGCTGCTGAAGCCGGCCATGAAATCCGGGTTCGCCGTCAGGAAGTACGCCAGCGCGGCACCAATTGTGGTGGAGTCACCGTTCGAGCCAACCAAGGCCAGGCCATCACTGCGACCGAGCATGTAAGCGGGAATCGTCGGCTGGTTCGGTGTCCCGTCCTGCCCCATCGCGATCGGATCGCCCGCGACGTTGTTGACAATCAGAGCGGCCACGGCGCCGGCATCCTGGGCGTTGCGGATCTTTGTCGAAAAGGTGCAGCTGCCGCGCGAGATGAGCGCGATCTTGCCGCTGAGACTGCCCGCAGGAAATGCCGAACAGCCGAGAGTGAGATTGCCGCCTTCCAACACAACCGCCAGCGGCGCCGTCAAATCATTCGTAACAGTCGTAAAGTCACCCGCCGCGGCTCCGTACGAATTTCCACCCACGGTGACCGGTGTGGCGATGTAATGCGGCACGCTGCTGGCGCCAGCGGTGAGGGCGCGCGCCGCAGAGCCGGGAGACTCGACGGTGAAGTGGCCCGGCCCGCTGTTCCCCGCCGCCACAGCCACGACCATGTTGGCCTGATCGAGATCATCAACGGCATCCGTGAGCAGATCCTGGAATCCAAGATTTCCAGAATGTGGTGTGCCGCCCAAACTCATGTTGGCAATGTCAAATCCATCTGCATAAGCGGCCTCAAGCGCGTTGAGGATGTCTTCGGAGCGCGCGTTCCCGACGTTGCCGGGGAAAACGTTGTAATTGCCGAGCAACGCGCGCGGGGCGACGCCCGACACGCCGTAGGGAATCGCCACGCCATTGACCACTGCCGGGGTGTTGTAGTTGCAGCCCACGGTGCCCGCAACGTGCGTGCCGTGATCTTGAATCGCTTCCGCGGTGAGACCCTGGTTGGCGGCCTTGTTGTTGAAGACTTTTGCGGTGATGACCTTGTTGTTGGTGAATCGTCGGTCGCCCAATTGAGTTTTAGTTGGATACCCCGCGTCACTGAAGCAGGGATGCCGGATGTCAATGCCCGTGTCCACGATGGCCACCTTGACTTCCGCACCCGCGTTGGCCGGACCGCCGCCCACCTGCCACGCCTGGATCGCGTGAATGAGGCCGAGATCAGGATCGTCCGCATTCGGATAGTAAACCCCTTGGTATTGGACTCGCTGCGCCTGCGGTGCTTTGCCAAGTGTTTCAAGCGTCACACCGTTCAGTTCGACGGCAACTGCGTTCAGCGAAATATCAAATTCGCCGGTCACCTTGGCCTTGGGAGCGTTGGCTTGCAGCCATTTCTTGAAATCGTTCCGTAGCGCGGAGAGTTTGGCGCGATAAGACTTGACCGATGTGCTGCTGAAATCGATTTTCTTTCCTTGCGGCGGCTTGGTTTTGACGTAGGTGCTCAACGGGTCGCCCTTGAGTTGAACGATGGCGCTGCCAGTATCGACACTGGCGCGGTTCTGGGTCGTCGTGTCCGACTGCGCGCGCGCACCGGCGGCGAGTCCAATCGAAAGGGCTAAAGCCAGGATTGTTTTCATGGGGTTCCTTGTGTGGTTGTGACGGATGTTATTATCTTGTCCAACACTTCAACTCCCCTTTGCTGCACTGGGGGAAAGCGTTAGAAATTAAAATCCCTCTACCGGAAACAAGCCTGTCCTGTCAAGTTGGAAAGCAGGAGCACACCGAACGTGGGGACTGGTGCGCTCGCAGAAGAAGGAGAAGCGACGGAGATTGAATCCCTTGCGTGTTAGGAATTCCCGGCAATGCTGACGCGTTGCGGCGCAGCACGTTCAGCGGAGTCGCCAGACAATGCGCGCCTTGTCCAAGTCGTAGGGTGACATCTCCATCTTGACGCGATCGCCAACCGTGAGGCGGACCCAGCGTTTGCGCATTTTTCCGCAGATGGTGGCGAGCACCAGGTGTTTGTTGTCGAGCTCCACACGGAACATCGTGCCAGGGAGGACGGTCTGGACGCGACCTTCCAATTCGATATGGTCTTCTTTCATAGAGTTGTTTGGCTCTGACACCGGTTGGCGGCCAACGGCTGCATCCCATTAACCGGTAAACCGGGACACGGCCAGATAAAAAAATCGAGGCCCGGTAAATCCGGGCCCCGACCCTATGCAAAACGAAAGCTTAGTAGCGATTCCGCCCGCCGCCGTATTCGCGACGCCCGCCGCCACCACCACCCCCCGTGCGCTCTTCGCGGGGCTTGGCGACGTTGACCGTAAGGTTGCGCCCGTCCAAGGCCTTGCCGTTCAAGCCGTCGATGGCTTTCTGGGCCTCCTCAGCGGTGCTCATGGTGATGAAGCCAAACCCGCGCGGACGGCCGGTGGTCCGGTCCATCATCAGGTTGGTTTCGATGACCGTGCCGTGCGCGGCGAACGCGTCCTGCAGGTCGTTTTCGGTGACGTTGAAGGAAAGATTTCCCACAAACAATTTATTACTCATATGATGCTTTTACTGTCCTAGACTAAACTTTGCTTTCTCCAGACTGTTCCCGAACATCGGGTTTAAAATCATCACTGAACTGAGTTCACCTGAAGATTTACCATGCCTTGAAAATGACAAGCTATCTAACAGACGCCCCAAGGATGGCCTTTTCTGACCGGATAGCAACAAGTATTATCAACTATCTTTTGAGCGCGCAGCCGGGCTGTTGGCCTGATGATCCGACCGGATCACCCGATTGGATATGAAATCCACTGTGCAAAGGCCAAACTGCGCTGGCGCCACTCTCAAGGCTCAAAAACGCGGACGCGATAGAACTTATTGCTAGAGGGAGAGAGGAAATCTTCCACCACAGCCGTGCGATTGGAGATCGAAAAAACAGGTGCGTTGCCGGCCACGTCCAACGCCGACCACGAATTGCCGTCAAAGAAATTCGTCGTGCCCTGAACTTCAAATCCGCGATCGGCAATCTGCGGGAAAATGATCTGCGCCGAACCGTTACTGAGCGCG belongs to Verrucomicrobiota bacterium and includes:
- a CDS encoding S8 family serine peptidase; amino-acid sequence: MKTILALALSIGLAAGARAQSDTTTQNRASVDTGSAIVQLKGDPLSTYVKTKPPQGKKIDFSSTSVKSYRAKLSALRNDFKKWLQANAPKAKVTGEFDISLNAVAVELNGVTLETLGKAPQAQRVQYQGVYYPNADDPDLGLIHAIQAWQVGGGPANAGAEVKVAIVDTGIDIRHPCFSDAGYPTKTQLGDRRFTNNKVITAKVFNNKAANQGLTAEAIQDHGTHVAGTVGCNYNTPAVVNGVAIPYGVSGVAPRALLGNYNVFPGNVGNARSEDILNALEAAYADGFDIANMSLGGTPHSGNLGFQDLLTDAVDDLDQANMVVAVAAGNSGPGHFTVESPGSAARALTAGASSVPHYIATPVTVGGNSYGAAAGDFTTVTNDLTAPLAVVLEGGNLTLGCSAFPAGSLSGKIALISRGSCTFSTKIRNAQDAGAVAALIVNNVAGDPIAMGQDGTPNQPTIPAYMLGRSDGLALVGSNGDSTTIGAALAYFLTANPDFMAGFSSQGPTDVDFRVKPDVVAPGVNVLSSIPVANCNGDPCWAFFQGTSMATPHLAGSSAVVRGFHPGWTAAQVRSAIVNTADRGVLKKSSSGATETDFNITGAGRENLLSAVNAKVALDPVSVSFGGVPSGSGQTQTNNVALNNLSGGPATFDLAVGAGVGGVAYSISPSSVSVGAGGSANVTVTMSASKGAVSGGHQTSLTVSSGGSELAHAVVFTLVK
- the infA gene encoding translation initiation factor IF-1 translates to MKEDHIELEGRVQTVLPGTMFRVELDNKHLVLATICGKMRKRWVRLTVGDRVKMEMSPYDLDKARIVWRLR
- a CDS encoding RNA-binding protein gives rise to the protein MSNKLFVGNLSFNVTENDLQDAFAAHGTVIETNLMMDRTTGRPRGFGFITMSTAEEAQKAIDGLNGKALDGRNLTVNVAKPREERTGGGGGGGRREYGGGRNRY